One Triticum dicoccoides isolate Atlit2015 ecotype Zavitan chromosome 5B, WEW_v2.0, whole genome shotgun sequence genomic window carries:
- the LOC119311176 gene encoding disease resistance protein RGA5-like produces the protein MERVMVSAVTGVISPLLRKLTALLEKKYKLSKDVKKEITSLKDEMSSMSALLVTLSRTEELDEQQKDWRDKVRELSYGMEDCIDIFMNDLDSADAKAGLLGGLKKLKAHYKIANRIEELKAKVLEASDRHNRYKLDEHVGSSRGPEAIDPRVQALYTEASSLVGIDRPKDKLIELLMMEENAPQLHVVSVVGFGGMGKTTLAKQVHDKIKSQFDCTAFVSVSQNPNLVKVLSDILSGVWGQVPSFLNDERQLIDKLREVLQNKRYLIVIDDIWAMEAWNIIKCSFMENNRGSRVIITTRIEDVAHACCSCFHGHVYNIKPLNDLDSRRLFHRRIFPFEDACPEKLTNVSDEILKKCQGVPLAILSVASLLANHKEVNSKEFWERIQNYLSLQLEGNPALEWMRHVLNLGYNYLSLDLKTCMLYLGIFPEDYEIRKDDLVKRWIAEGFVGLEEIAENYFSELINKNMIQIAEFDDCGNVLSCRVHDLMLDFIILKSTEENFFTVTKEFPVIHDPHTMKGSMEVRRLSLQLRNTECNHVLGNIALAQVRSFNFWGPGQCMPSLSRFQLVRVLHLDVYDSKEEQYDLPSIRSLFLLTYLRIRGLKCDELLKQLQTLKHLKSLEIVGGGNRGELDVRYLPSMLWHLIVPKNLTLFGEIGRMEALRTLYQPFIIHVEILKGLGNLKNLRELKLYLFGFSDFEDALLPSLCRLDSLRSLTTDGYTLGYDCLTYWNPPPRHLHRLHVLNCPFSVVPDWILQLENLKSLEMQLVSLPRVGVEVLASLTSLVHLILRVRGSVRDHAPEEDMVIVRGATFPNLKNLVFAYEVPCLTFEAGATPRLQNLTIECCAQAVRQADGVLNGIEHLGSLRACKVHIYKWVSLFRESFDRFAAVAQGGEHVFQEEAPHMQVQSLRAAISEAINKHPGNPSVSIVTF, from the exons ATGGAGAGGGTGATGGTGAGCGCTGTGACAGGAGTGATTTCACCACTCCTGCGCAAGCTCACGGCCTTGCTGGAGAAGAAGTACAAGCTGTCCAAAGATGTGAAGAAGGAGATCACCTCTTTGAAAGATGAGATGAGCTCTATGAGTGCTCTGCTCGTGACGCTGTCTAGGACCGAGGAGCTCGATGAGCAACAGAAGGACTGGCGTGACAAGGTCCGTGAGCTGTCTTATGGTATGGAAGACTGCATCGACATATTCATGAATGATCTTGATAGTGCTGATGCCAAGGCTGGGCTTTTGGGTGGACTAAAGAAGCTCAAGGCTCACTACAAGATTGCTAACAGGATCGAAGAACTGAAGGCAAAGGTCTTGGAAGCAAGCGATCGTCACAATAGATATAAGCTTGATGAGCATGTTGGTTCTTCTCGGGGCCCTGAAGCTATTGACCCTCGTGTACAGGCACTCTACACCGAGGCCAGTAGCCTTGTAGGCATAGATCGCCCAAAGGACAAGCTTATCGAGTTGCTGATGATGGAGGAGAATGCACCACAACTTCATGTGGTATCAGTTGTTGGATTTGGAGGCATGGGCAAGACAACTCTTGCCAAACAAGTTCATGATAAAATCAAAAGCCAATTTGATTGTACAGCCTTTGTATCGGTGTCTCAAAATCCCAATCTTGTCAAGGTATTGTCAGATATACTCTCTGGAGTTTGGGGGCAGGTGCCTTCTTTCCTGAATGATGAGCGCCAACTGATCGACAAACTCAGGGAAGTTCTCCAAAACAAAAG ATACCTTATCGTGATTGATGATATATGGGCAATGGAAGCATGGAACATTATTAAATGTTCTTTCATGGAGAATAATCGTGGTAGTAGAGTTATAATTACTACACGTATTGAAGATGTAGCTCATGCATGCTGTTCTTGTTTCCATGGCCATGTCTACAACATCAAACCTCTTAATGATCTTGACTCAAGGAGATTATTCCATAGAAGGATTTTCCCCTTTGAAGATGCTTGTCCTGAGAAACTAACAAATGTTTCTGATGAAATTCTAAAGAAATGTCAAGGGGTTCCACTAGCCATACTGAGTGTAGCCAGCCTTTTGGCTAATCATAAGGAGGTAAATTCAAAGGAATTCTGGGAAAGGATACAAAATTATTTAAGTTTACAATTGGAAGGAAACCCTGCTTTAGAATGGATGCGACATGTCCTTAATCTTGGATACAACTATTTATCTCTGGATCTTAAGACCTGCATGCTATATCTCGGGATATTTCCTGAAGATTATGAAATAAGAAAGGATGATTTGGTTAAGAGGTGGATCGCCGAGGGTTTTGTGGGTCTAGAGGAGATTGCAGAAAATTATTTTAGTGAGCTCATCAATAAAAACATGATCCAAATAGCCGAGTTTGATGATTGTGGGAATGTGTTGTCTTGTCGAGTGCATGATCTAATGCTTGACTTTATCATACTGAAGTCCACAGAAGAAAACTTTTTCACTGTAACTAAGGAATTCCCTGTAATTCATGATCCACATACCATGAAAGGCTCCATGGAAGTTCGCCGACTGTCCCTCCAACTCAGAAATACAGAATGCAATCATGTGCTAGGGAACATTGCTCTGGCCCAAGTTAGGTCATTTAACTTTTGGGGCCCTGGTCAATGTATGCCTTCTCTCTCGAGGTTTCAACTTGTGAGAGTTCTACATCTTGATGTGTATGATTCCAAGGAAGAGCAGTATGATCTGCCTTCGATACGCAGTTTGTTCCTACTGACATATTTGAGGATCAGAGGTTTGAAGTGTGATGAACTGCTAAAACAATTGCAAACACTGAAACATTTGAAGTCATTGGAGATAGTCGGTGGAGGAAATCGTGGAGAGCTAGATGTTCGCTACTTACCCTCAATGTTGTGGCATCTCATTGTTCCTAAAAATTTGACTTTGTTCGGTGAGATTGGCAGGATGGAAGCCCTCCGTACTCTGTATCAACCCTTCATTATACATGTGGAGATCTTGAAGGGACTCGGTAATCTGAAGAACTTAAGGGAGTTAAAGCTATATCTCTTTGGATTCAGTGATTTTGAAGATGCCCTACTCCCTTCACTCTGTAGGCTCGACAGCCTTCGATCCCTAACCACCGATGGGTACACCTTAGGATATGATTGTTTGACTTATTGGAACCCACCTCCGCGCCATCTTCATAGACTGCATGTACTGAACTGCCCCTTCTCCGTGGTCCCAGATTGGATTTTGCAACTCGAAAATCTCAAAAGCTTGGAGATGCAACTCGTGTCACTGCCAAGGGTTGGTGTCGAGGTTCTTGCCAGTCTGACCTCGCTGGTGCACCTTATACTGCGTGTCAGGGGCAGTGTAAGGGATCATGCTCCCGAAGAAGACATGGTTATTGTCCGTGGTGCGACATTCCCAAACCTCAAGAATCTTGTCTTTGCGTATGAAGTGCCCTGCCTTACATTCGAGGCAGGCGCCACGCCAAGGCTTCAGAACCTCACTATAGAGTGTTGTGCACAAGCAGTGCGTCAAGCCGATGGTGTACTCAATGGCATCGAGCACCTAGGGAGTCTCAGGGCGTGCAAGGTGCATATTTACAAGTGGGTCAGTCTCTTCAGAGAGAGTTTTGATAGGTTTGCTGCTGTGGCACAAGGAGGGGAACACGTATTTCAGGAGGAGGCTCCACACATGCAGGTGCAGAGTCTCCGGGCTGCGATCAGCGAGGCGATCAACAAGCACCCGGGAAATCCCAGTGTCAGCATTGTAACTTTTTGA